A window of Streptomyces armeniacus contains these coding sequences:
- a CDS encoding M24 family metallopeptidase has translation MAAGSTPAAPGTGSADLRGFREVQRLSYACAEAVAAQLAPGVTEREAASMQRDWLRERGVRDWFHLPFAWFGDRTAFAGFRFPFRFFPTDRALEPGMPFILDMAPILRGCTADIGYSGSLGPNPVHDRLLADLEAHRELVLREVRERRSLREIYREVDRLMARQGYANRHRAYPFGVIAHKVDRVPQRRWAPTLFGFGAQALKGLARDAVHGHRDGWSPLWSPYRFSDHPPQPGLWAVAPHLGFRGTGAKFEEILVVTDSRDPEESAFWLDDDLPHVRRWREERAA, from the coding sequence ATGGCAGCGGGATCAACGCCGGCGGCACCCGGGACCGGGTCCGCGGACCTGCGCGGGTTCAGAGAGGTGCAGCGGCTCAGTTACGCGTGCGCGGAGGCGGTCGCCGCGCAGCTCGCGCCGGGAGTCACGGAGCGCGAGGCGGCCAGCATGCAGCGGGACTGGCTGCGCGAGCGCGGGGTGCGGGACTGGTTCCATCTGCCCTTCGCCTGGTTCGGCGACCGCACGGCCTTCGCCGGATTCCGCTTCCCGTTCCGGTTCTTTCCCACCGACCGCGCGCTCGAGCCGGGGATGCCGTTCATCCTCGACATGGCGCCGATCCTCCGGGGCTGCACGGCCGACATCGGCTATTCGGGCAGTCTGGGTCCCAATCCCGTGCACGACAGGCTCCTCGCCGACCTGGAGGCCCACCGCGAACTGGTGCTGCGGGAAGTGCGGGAGCGCCGCTCGCTGCGCGAGATCTACCGCGAAGTGGACCGCCTCATGGCACGCCAGGGGTACGCGAACAGGCACCGCGCATACCCGTTCGGGGTGATCGCGCACAAGGTGGACCGCGTTCCCCAACGCCGTTGGGCACCCACGCTGTTCGGCTTCGGAGCCCAGGCCCTGAAAGGGCTGGCGAGAGACGCCGTGCACGGGCACCGGGACGGCTGGTCACCGCTGTGGAGTCCGTACCGCTTCTCCGACCACCCGCCGCAGCCCGGACTGTGGGCGGTCGCGCCGCATCTCGGGTTCCGCGGCACCGGCGCCAAGTTCGAGGAGATCCTGGTCGTCACCGACTCCCGGGACCCCGAGGAGAGCGCCTTCTGGCTGGACGACGATCTGCCGCACGTGCGGCGCTGGCGGGAGGAGAGGGCCGCATGA